The following proteins come from a genomic window of Corynebacterium crudilactis:
- a CDS encoding SRPBCC family protein, with protein MPFPALLLPLIFWTGIAAMSSWAVSRALPLRADNSIEIDAPVDDVWNFILQTERLPEWNEHIVRAQAAGELSEGMRLKMKTRHPETERLTMNIRPTLDVVRVNRELTWSTKIIARWLLSVTDTIKLRPLEDGRTEVEQSMSFSGLLSPGVPFLASISRIKESSNRQLKALIEQN; from the coding sequence ATGCCGTTTCCAGCGCTGTTATTACCGCTAATTTTTTGGACAGGAATCGCTGCGATGTCTTCTTGGGCCGTCAGCCGTGCGCTCCCCCTTCGCGCCGACAATTCCATCGAGATTGATGCGCCGGTGGATGATGTCTGGAATTTCATCCTGCAGACAGAGCGCCTTCCTGAATGGAATGAGCATATTGTGCGCGCGCAGGCCGCAGGAGAGCTTTCTGAGGGCATGCGGCTGAAAATGAAAACTCGGCACCCAGAAACAGAACGCCTGACCATGAATATCCGGCCCACGCTTGATGTTGTGCGCGTGAATCGTGAACTGACCTGGTCCACCAAAATCATTGCTCGCTGGTTACTGTCCGTCACCGACACCATTAAGTTGCGCCCTCTAGAGGATGGGCGCACTGAAGTTGAGCAGTCCATGTCTTTTAGTGGCCTCCTCTCCCCTGGCGTGCCATTCCTGGCCAGTATTAGCCGCATTAAAGAATCCTCCAACCGCCAGCTGAAAGCACTCATCGAGCAGAACTAA
- a CDS encoding MT-A70 family methyltransferase: MTINTNHQGSAASVPPPTPAAGTYTAIYADPPWVPSQKGKYGASQHYELMTTDRICAMGAGIREIASDNSFCFLWVTNATVPDGLRVLESWGFRYTSFYFWAKPRFTLGNTFRNAGELLLLGVRGKGTKVAFRSQPNWGFHPLQEHSHKPEEVHHIVERLAGEGRFLELFARRRAPSRAHWDVWGNEVDATISLARWGFEVPSDQLEVRSQTGDQS, translated from the coding sequence ATGACTATCAACACCAACCACCAGGGCTCTGCCGCCAGCGTTCCGCCACCTACCCCAGCAGCTGGGACCTACACCGCGATCTACGCCGACCCGCCATGGGTGCCGTCGCAAAAGGGCAAATATGGAGCCTCCCAGCACTATGAACTTATGACCACCGACCGCATCTGCGCCATGGGTGCGGGAATTAGAGAAATCGCATCTGATAACTCCTTCTGCTTCCTCTGGGTCACCAACGCCACCGTGCCCGATGGCCTCAGGGTTCTTGAATCCTGGGGTTTTCGCTACACCAGTTTTTATTTCTGGGCCAAGCCGCGCTTCACGCTCGGTAACACCTTCCGTAACGCCGGCGAGCTCCTACTTCTCGGAGTACGAGGTAAAGGCACCAAGGTCGCCTTCCGCTCCCAGCCCAACTGGGGCTTCCATCCACTTCAGGAGCACTCGCATAAACCTGAAGAAGTCCATCACATTGTCGAGCGCCTGGCGGGTGAGGGCCGGTTCCTGGAGCTGTTTGCCCGGCGCAGGGCACCGTCTCGCGCCCACTGGGATGTTTGGGGTAACGAGGTCGATGCCACCATCTCGCTCGCGCGCTGGGGTTTTGAAGTCCCCAGCGACCAACTTGAGGTTCGGTCTCAAACCGGAGATCAGTCATGA
- a CDS encoding type IV secretory system conjugative DNA transfer family protein has translation MKRLTTNRPPIFWEEIFFSEMITPSGAATAFEHLCSNGMLGSVVIELRATTAGIRWLVGAPETKVSSITGLLSTHLDVHQTEAGPREDVEFVGKIKITNGTLSTQPERVVAAIRGLYGTLSRLQKGEEVTLQLLVGRRILPPVHARPISPSWLELLAGAVLGPPTGRPKELSAQTAQYRASADLHGAHANLRVGIAGAGDARARYLGNQVLGALRVLETTESRIRLEREAPVHLNRVSLPRRWPLRLRSYDLVGLSGWPVGEPPMPVIGNLHPRMLPPPSLGRMDRIFAKAAAPGHTQMIGIPIRDAAFHTHLLGPTGSGKSSVMLNLIMEDINAGRGVLVIDPKGDLATDVLSRVPIKRHGDVVILDPSSTSPVGFNPLAGPKRLEHVTADTLLSTFEALFHENWGIRTADVLSAALLTLARIPEANLLWLPPLLTNPAFRKEALKGSNDPLGVDSFWEQYDAKKPDRQAQEIAPVLNKLRQLILRPTLRAMLGQPKPKFDLEDLFSRKKIVVLSLNKGLLGAEAARLLGSLLVGQLWARILARQSDPPERRHIVGIYIDEVHDFISGIPGDLADALAQARSLGAAFTLANQYRSQLTPAMQAAIDSNTRSKIVFGLNGADASYLAKTTNKLEAADFQLLPKYHAYVNLMHQGQGTDWFAVSTLPPSRPLQDPSVVYLHSHERYGVSASETEATLVELTRLRLPETPAAPVGRVRTARSSAADTPAQTDTVTEAPPKPGSGPEPGKRSETPKPKVGRIRTAPVQPASDEEDIS, from the coding sequence ATGAAGCGGCTCACTACGAATCGCCCACCGATTTTTTGGGAAGAAATCTTCTTTTCCGAGATGATTACTCCCTCAGGCGCTGCCACTGCGTTTGAACATCTATGTTCTAACGGCATGCTCGGCAGTGTTGTGATTGAGCTCCGGGCTACTACCGCCGGTATCCGCTGGCTGGTCGGTGCACCGGAGACGAAGGTCAGTTCCATCACCGGCTTGTTGTCCACCCATTTGGATGTTCACCAGACGGAAGCTGGACCTCGAGAAGACGTCGAGTTCGTTGGAAAGATCAAAATCACCAACGGTACTCTTTCAACTCAACCGGAGCGAGTGGTAGCAGCCATCCGGGGTCTCTATGGCACGCTTTCGCGTCTTCAGAAGGGTGAGGAGGTGACACTTCAGCTCCTGGTTGGCCGGCGCATCCTGCCTCCGGTCCATGCTCGTCCTATCTCCCCAAGCTGGCTCGAATTACTAGCCGGCGCGGTCTTAGGTCCACCAACAGGGAGGCCAAAGGAATTATCAGCACAGACAGCTCAGTATCGGGCTTCAGCTGATCTCCATGGAGCCCACGCCAACCTGCGAGTCGGTATCGCTGGGGCGGGGGATGCTCGGGCCAGATATCTTGGCAATCAGGTTCTCGGGGCGCTGCGTGTCCTCGAGACAACCGAGTCTCGCATCCGACTGGAGAGGGAAGCACCAGTCCATCTCAATCGAGTATCGCTCCCCCGCCGTTGGCCACTGCGGCTACGCAGCTACGATCTGGTCGGACTGTCCGGTTGGCCAGTTGGTGAACCTCCCATGCCCGTCATCGGTAACCTCCATCCACGAATGCTGCCACCACCATCGCTCGGACGGATGGACCGCATTTTCGCTAAGGCAGCCGCCCCCGGGCACACCCAGATGATCGGCATTCCCATCCGAGATGCCGCTTTTCACACCCATCTGCTCGGGCCCACCGGTTCCGGCAAATCCTCCGTCATGCTCAACCTCATTATGGAAGATATCAATGCCGGCAGAGGGGTGCTGGTTATCGACCCCAAAGGTGATCTGGCTACAGATGTCTTGTCTCGGGTACCGATAAAGCGTCACGGCGATGTCGTCATCCTCGATCCCAGTAGTACCAGCCCGGTCGGTTTCAATCCGCTAGCTGGGCCAAAGAGATTAGAGCACGTTACCGCCGATACGCTCCTATCAACCTTCGAGGCACTGTTCCATGAGAACTGGGGAATCAGAACAGCCGATGTTCTAAGCGCTGCACTCCTGACACTGGCCAGAATCCCCGAGGCCAACTTGCTGTGGCTTCCTCCGCTCCTAACCAATCCAGCTTTTCGCAAAGAAGCACTCAAGGGAAGTAACGATCCGCTAGGAGTCGATAGTTTCTGGGAGCAGTACGATGCCAAGAAACCCGATCGACAAGCCCAAGAAATTGCGCCGGTACTAAATAAACTGCGCCAACTCATCCTCCGCCCAACGCTTCGAGCCATGCTTGGCCAACCGAAACCGAAGTTCGATCTCGAGGACTTATTCTCGAGGAAAAAGATCGTGGTGCTCTCGCTCAACAAGGGCCTGCTCGGAGCTGAAGCAGCCAGGTTACTTGGTTCGCTACTGGTAGGTCAGCTCTGGGCTCGTATCCTCGCTCGCCAATCCGACCCACCTGAGCGCCGGCACATCGTAGGCATCTACATCGACGAAGTGCACGATTTCATCTCCGGGATCCCCGGCGATCTGGCGGACGCCCTAGCTCAGGCTCGCTCTCTAGGCGCAGCCTTCACTTTGGCAAACCAGTATCGCTCCCAGCTGACTCCAGCGATGCAAGCAGCCATTGACTCCAACACCAGAAGCAAGATCGTCTTCGGTCTAAACGGTGCCGATGCCAGCTACCTAGCCAAGACCACCAACAAGCTGGAAGCAGCGGACTTCCAGCTTCTGCCTAAATACCACGCCTACGTCAACCTCATGCACCAGGGGCAGGGAACGGACTGGTTCGCAGTCTCGACGCTGCCGCCCTCTCGACCGCTACAAGACCCCTCGGTTGTCTATCTCCACAGCCACGAACGCTACGGGGTGAGTGCTTCGGAGACAGAAGCCACGCTGGTCGAACTGACTCGGCTTCGTCTACCCGAGACTCCAGCTGCTCCCGTCGGGCGGGTGAGAACAGCTCGCAGTTCAGCAGCTGACACGCCGGCGCAAACCGACACCGTTACCGAAGCTCCACCCAAGCCAGGATCAGGACCAGAACCAGGCAAGCGCTCAGAGACCCCCAAACCGAAGGTCGGTCGGATACGTACCGCGCCCGTGCAGCCAGCCTCGGACGAGGAGGATATCTCATGA
- a CDS encoding restriction endonuclease subunit S produces the protein MSHLNELIEVLCPHGVDYIPMWQITTWDKKFNAVDRAKQPEVRKYEYLLASEIKDLNVNGGDVKLLTTNESDLWTTQLVADRTIYDAEIIAIPWGGNAIVQHYNGKFITSDNRIAIARNPKVLDMKFLYYFISNHLDVLATFYRGSGIKHPNMAKVLDWPIPVPPIEVQQEIVRILDNFTELEAELEAELEARKKQYDYYRQELLSFDDAIPLRTVGELCEVTRGRVMSKDYLAANAGQYPVYSSQTANSGIFGWIDTYDYQDESITWTTDGANAGSVFYHIDKKFSITNVCGLLRIKPGADVTTKYLYHCLSIMTKRHVSAGMGNPKLMSTAMKKIKVPIPSRAEQERVVKVLDKFDALVNDLSSGLPAEIAARRKQYEYYRDQLLTFKELAS, from the coding sequence GTGAGCCATCTCAACGAATTAATTGAAGTTCTTTGCCCTCACGGTGTCGATTATATTCCAATGTGGCAGATAACAACTTGGGACAAAAAGTTTAACGCGGTAGACCGTGCGAAGCAGCCTGAAGTAAGGAAGTATGAATATCTGCTAGCTAGTGAAATTAAAGATCTCAATGTCAACGGAGGAGACGTTAAACTTCTAACGACTAACGAGTCGGACCTATGGACTACACAATTGGTAGCAGACAGGACTATTTACGACGCCGAGATTATAGCGATTCCTTGGGGTGGCAATGCAATTGTCCAGCACTATAATGGCAAATTCATAACATCAGACAACCGCATAGCAATCGCGCGCAACCCTAAAGTCCTGGATATGAAGTTCTTGTACTACTTCATCAGTAATCACCTCGATGTCCTCGCTACTTTCTACCGAGGTTCAGGTATTAAGCATCCAAATATGGCAAAAGTGTTGGATTGGCCAATTCCAGTTCCACCTATCGAAGTGCAGCAGGAAATCGTTCGCATTCTCGACAACTTCACTGAGCTGGAAGCAGAGCTGGAAGCAGAGCTGGAAGCGCGGAAGAAGCAATATGACTATTACCGACAAGAACTCCTAAGCTTCGATGACGCTATTCCATTGCGGACGGTGGGTGAATTATGCGAAGTAACACGTGGTCGAGTGATGTCGAAGGACTATCTAGCGGCGAACGCAGGGCAGTATCCTGTTTACTCATCTCAGACCGCAAACAGTGGTATTTTCGGCTGGATTGATACCTATGATTATCAAGACGAGTCGATTACTTGGACGACAGATGGAGCTAATGCTGGGTCTGTTTTTTACCACATTGATAAGAAATTCAGTATTACTAATGTTTGCGGCTTACTGAGAATAAAGCCTGGTGCAGACGTTACTACTAAGTATCTTTATCATTGCCTGTCGATAATGACTAAGAGACATGTCTCGGCGGGAATGGGAAACCCAAAACTAATGAGCACTGCAATGAAAAAGATAAAAGTTCCTATTCCCTCACGAGCTGAGCAAGAGCGTGTGGTTAAAGTACTAGACAAGTTCGATGCTCTCGTCAACGACCTCTCCTCCGGTCTCCCTGCCGAGATCGCTGCTCGTCGGAAGCAGTACGAGTACTACCGAGACCAGTTGCTGACCTTTAAGGAGCTAGCGTCATGA
- a CDS encoding type I restriction-modification system subunit M has protein sequence MIPKVKEAQRAELHKTIWRIANDLRGSVDGWDFKSYVLGMLFYRYISENLAEYLNRQERAAGAPDFSFADLTDEQAEFGRETTVAEKGFFILPSELFENVRIKARKNENLNETLEAVFKNIEGSAVGTDSEDDLKGLFDDLDVNSSRIGNTVTKRNATLVKLLEAIGDLPLGDFEDNTIDIFGDAYEYLMGMYASSAGKSGGEYYTPQEVAELLARITVVGKTSVNKVYDPAVGSGSLLLKFDKILGKDGVRQGYYGQEINLTTYNLARINMFLHNINYEKFDIALGDTLIDPAHWDDEPFEAIVSNPPYSIKWEGDANPLLINDPRFSPAGVLAPKSKADLAFTMHILSWLAVNGTAAIVEFPGVLYRGGAEKKIRKYLIDNNYVDAVIQLPPDLFFGTTIGTCIIVLKKSKTDNSVLFIDGSAEFKRSGNKNKLTQENQDKILNSFTEREDVDHFAKVISNEEIATNDYNIAVSSYVVAEDTREVVNIQELNAEIEQIVVRQSELRRSIDVIVDGLEGSK, from the coding sequence GTGATTCCCAAAGTGAAAGAAGCACAACGCGCAGAGCTGCATAAGACAATCTGGCGGATAGCCAATGACCTGCGTGGCAGTGTGGATGGATGGGACTTCAAGTCCTACGTCCTGGGGATGTTGTTCTACCGATACATTTCCGAAAACCTGGCCGAGTACCTTAACCGCCAGGAACGGGCTGCGGGAGCTCCAGACTTTAGTTTTGCCGATCTCACCGATGAGCAGGCGGAGTTTGGCCGCGAGACTACCGTGGCGGAGAAGGGTTTCTTTATTCTCCCTTCTGAACTGTTCGAGAACGTCCGTATCAAGGCGAGGAAGAACGAAAACCTCAACGAGACCCTCGAAGCAGTCTTCAAGAACATTGAAGGTTCAGCTGTCGGCACCGATAGTGAGGACGACCTCAAGGGTCTGTTTGATGACCTTGATGTCAACAGCAGCCGTATTGGAAATACTGTCACGAAGCGAAACGCCACGTTGGTAAAGCTATTGGAGGCTATTGGAGACCTGCCGCTAGGTGACTTCGAGGACAACACCATCGATATCTTCGGCGACGCCTACGAGTACCTGATGGGCATGTATGCATCCTCAGCTGGCAAATCCGGTGGAGAATACTACACTCCTCAAGAGGTCGCAGAGCTTCTCGCACGCATCACGGTGGTCGGGAAGACCAGCGTCAACAAGGTCTATGACCCAGCGGTGGGTTCTGGCTCCTTGCTCCTGAAATTCGACAAGATTCTCGGCAAGGACGGCGTTCGCCAAGGATACTACGGTCAGGAGATCAACCTGACCACCTACAACCTTGCGCGCATCAACATGTTCCTGCACAACATCAACTACGAGAAATTTGATATCGCGCTAGGCGACACCCTGATTGACCCAGCTCATTGGGATGATGAACCGTTCGAGGCGATCGTATCCAACCCTCCCTACTCTATTAAGTGGGAGGGAGATGCCAATCCTTTGTTGATTAATGATCCACGTTTTTCGCCAGCCGGTGTGCTTGCCCCGAAGTCGAAGGCTGATTTGGCCTTTACGATGCATATCCTGTCTTGGCTTGCGGTCAACGGCACAGCAGCGATCGTTGAGTTCCCCGGCGTCCTCTACCGTGGTGGTGCAGAAAAGAAGATCCGCAAATATCTCATCGACAACAACTACGTTGATGCAGTGATTCAGCTACCACCGGACCTGTTCTTCGGTACGACCATCGGCACCTGCATTATCGTTCTGAAGAAGTCCAAGACGGATAATTCCGTGCTCTTCATCGATGGATCAGCGGAATTCAAGCGATCCGGAAACAAGAACAAGCTCACCCAGGAGAACCAGGATAAGATCCTAAACTCTTTCACCGAGCGTGAGGATGTCGACCACTTCGCCAAGGTGATCTCGAACGAGGAAATTGCTACCAACGACTATAATATCGCTGTTTCCTCCTATGTCGTTGCAGAAGACACCCGGGAAGTCGTCAATATTCAGGAACTAAACGCAGAAATCGAGCAGATTGTTGTTCGACAGTCTGAATTGCGTCGATCTATTGATGTGATTGTAGATGGTTTGGAGGGATCTAAGTGA
- a CDS encoding type I restriction endonuclease subunit R, whose amino-acid sequence MSDLTPRKYDPIAISSESTVVAEYEADNNNGSAYQSEDQLEKELIRLLQSQAYEYLPITSESQLEENLRQQLEIVNQIQFSDVEWKQFFSERIAGSNDGIVEKTVRIHEDHIQLLRRDDGSTKNITLIDKTSIHNNRLQVINQYEIAQGEGGAKHANRYDVTILVNGLPMVHVELKRRGVDIREAFNQINRYQRESFWSGSGLFEYVQLFVISNGTLTKYYSNTTRQLHLAEAAGKARGKKTSNSFEFTSWWADAQNKPITDLTAFAKTFFAKHSLLNILTKYCVLTADRTLMVMRPYQIVATERILQRIEVADNYKRLGTIGAGGYIWHTTGSGKTLTSFKTAQLASKLPSVDKVLFVVDRKDLDYQTMREYDRFEKGAANSNTSTAVLKKQLEDPNARIIITTIQKLSTFISGNKGHSIYNGHVVIVFDECHRSQFGDMHQAITKAFNKYNLFGFTGTPIFAENAGSSGKPQLRTTEQVFGEKLHTYTIVDAITDKNVLPFRIDYVNTVKVGNVVDKQVSAIDTEKALLSEKRIREIVKYTLEHFDQKTKRSSSYQHSIISNVAQVAGGKNKIIEEKSRSRVRGFNAIFATASIDAAKRYYLEFARQQDGLLPDQRLKIGVIFSYAANEAESEDYLDEEGFETSGLDASSRDFLESAIADYNQMFGTSYDTSSDKFQNYYKDLSLRLKNRELDMVIVVNMFLTGFDATTLNTLWVDKNLKSHGLIQAYSRTNRILNSVKTYGNIVSFRDLEEQTNDAIALFGNKDARGVVLLKPYREYYDEYAEKVGDLLDDFPLGMQIVGEQKQKEFIALYGAVLRLQNILTSFDDFQGNAILTERQDQDYRSVYLNFYAEYRKDADAEKEEINDDVVFEIELIKQVEINVDYILMLVQKYREQRGDGDDKEIRAEISRAVDASPSLRNKKDLVEAFVDSVSASGEIDEEWRVFIAVRKEVELSHIIEDESLKPAETKVFVETAFRDGAIQTSGTAVTRILPPVSRFAPTGGHGEKKSRVLKKLGEFFDRFFGLSSGGPDAT is encoded by the coding sequence ATGAGTGATTTAACTCCGCGTAAATATGACCCTATTGCCATCAGCAGCGAGAGCACGGTCGTTGCTGAATACGAGGCGGATAACAACAATGGATCCGCTTACCAGTCGGAGGATCAGCTTGAAAAGGAGCTGATCCGACTACTGCAGTCTCAGGCGTATGAGTACCTGCCGATTACCTCCGAGTCTCAGCTGGAGGAGAATCTTCGCCAGCAGCTTGAGATCGTCAATCAAATCCAATTCTCGGATGTTGAGTGGAAGCAATTCTTCTCAGAGCGTATTGCCGGCAGCAACGACGGCATCGTGGAAAAGACAGTACGAATCCATGAGGACCACATCCAGCTGCTTCGCCGCGATGATGGATCGACGAAGAACATCACGCTGATCGATAAAACCAGCATCCATAACAACCGTCTCCAGGTGATCAATCAATATGAGATCGCCCAGGGTGAGGGTGGGGCGAAGCATGCCAATCGCTATGACGTAACCATTCTCGTCAATGGGTTACCTATGGTGCATGTTGAGCTCAAGCGGCGTGGCGTAGATATCCGTGAGGCGTTTAACCAGATCAATCGCTACCAGAGGGAGAGCTTCTGGTCGGGTTCCGGACTCTTTGAGTATGTGCAGCTGTTCGTGATCAGTAACGGCACATTGACGAAGTACTATTCCAACACCACCCGTCAGCTTCACCTAGCCGAGGCTGCCGGTAAAGCCAGGGGTAAAAAAACCTCCAATAGTTTTGAATTCACCTCGTGGTGGGCGGATGCACAGAACAAACCTATTACGGATCTAACGGCGTTTGCCAAGACCTTCTTCGCCAAACACTCCTTACTTAACATCTTGACTAAGTACTGCGTCTTGACTGCGGACCGCACACTGATGGTGATGCGCCCGTACCAGATTGTGGCTACCGAGCGAATCCTGCAGCGCATTGAGGTTGCAGATAACTACAAACGCCTGGGCACCATTGGCGCTGGTGGCTACATCTGGCACACCACAGGCTCAGGCAAGACCTTAACGTCGTTTAAGACAGCTCAGCTGGCCTCGAAACTACCGAGCGTAGATAAGGTTTTATTTGTCGTGGATCGCAAAGACCTCGACTACCAAACTATGCGTGAATATGACCGCTTTGAGAAGGGTGCTGCCAACTCCAATACCTCAACAGCGGTGCTGAAGAAGCAGCTGGAGGATCCGAACGCCCGGATCATTATTACCACCATCCAGAAGCTCTCCACCTTCATCAGCGGGAACAAGGGCCATTCGATCTACAACGGGCATGTGGTCATTGTTTTCGATGAGTGCCATCGTTCCCAGTTCGGGGATATGCACCAGGCGATTACCAAGGCTTTTAACAAGTACAACCTGTTTGGGTTTACCGGTACGCCGATCTTCGCGGAGAACGCTGGCAGTAGTGGCAAGCCACAGCTGCGGACAACTGAACAGGTCTTCGGTGAGAAGCTGCACACCTACACCATCGTTGATGCCATCACTGATAAGAACGTGCTGCCGTTTCGGATTGATTACGTCAATACTGTCAAGGTCGGCAACGTCGTTGACAAGCAGGTTTCCGCCATTGATACGGAGAAAGCGCTGCTGTCTGAAAAGCGCATTCGTGAGATCGTGAAGTACACGCTTGAACACTTCGATCAGAAGACCAAGCGCTCTAGTAGCTACCAGCATTCGATTATCTCCAATGTTGCTCAGGTCGCCGGCGGCAAGAACAAGATTATTGAAGAGAAAAGTCGTAGTCGCGTCCGAGGTTTTAACGCGATCTTTGCTACCGCCTCCATCGATGCAGCCAAGCGCTACTATTTAGAGTTTGCTCGTCAGCAAGACGGTCTGTTGCCGGATCAGCGTCTGAAGATCGGGGTGATCTTCTCCTATGCTGCTAATGAGGCAGAGAGTGAGGACTATCTCGATGAGGAAGGCTTTGAGACCAGTGGTTTGGATGCATCATCGCGAGACTTCCTGGAGTCGGCGATTGCTGACTACAACCAGATGTTCGGGACGAGCTATGACACCTCTTCGGATAAGTTCCAGAACTATTACAAGGACCTTTCACTCCGGTTGAAGAACCGCGAGCTGGACATGGTCATCGTGGTCAATATGTTCCTCACCGGTTTCGACGCCACCACCTTGAACACGTTGTGGGTGGATAAGAACCTGAAGTCTCATGGCCTGATTCAGGCTTACTCGCGTACTAACCGTATCCTGAACTCAGTCAAGACTTACGGCAACATTGTCAGCTTCCGCGATTTGGAAGAGCAGACCAATGATGCGATTGCGCTTTTTGGTAATAAGGATGCTCGGGGAGTGGTGCTACTTAAGCCATACCGCGAGTATTACGACGAGTATGCCGAGAAGGTCGGCGATCTACTCGATGACTTCCCTCTGGGAATGCAGATTGTTGGAGAGCAGAAGCAAAAAGAGTTCATCGCGCTGTATGGTGCGGTGCTACGACTGCAGAACATTCTCACCTCGTTTGATGATTTCCAGGGCAACGCTATCCTGACCGAGCGTCAGGACCAGGATTACCGCAGCGTCTACCTCAACTTCTACGCTGAGTACCGCAAGGATGCGGACGCTGAGAAGGAAGAGATTAATGATGATGTTGTTTTCGAAATTGAGCTGATCAAGCAGGTCGAGATCAATGTCGACTACATCCTCATGCTGGTGCAGAAGTACCGCGAGCAGCGTGGTGACGGTGACGATAAGGAGATCCGAGCGGAAATCTCCCGGGCGGTGGATGCCAGCCCGAGCCTGCGCAACAAGAAGGACTTGGTTGAAGCCTTTGTCGATTCAGTTTCAGCCAGTGGCGAGATTGACGAGGAGTGGCGCGTGTTTATCGCAGTTCGAAAGGAAGTGGAGCTCTCCCACATCATTGAAGACGAGAGCCTCAAGCCGGCTGAGACGAAGGTCTTCGTTGAGACGGCCTTCCGTGATGGAGCGATCCAGACTTCGGGTACAGCTGTAACAAGGATCCTGCCGCCGGTTTCTCGCTTCGCGCCGACTGGAGGCCACGGGGAAAAGAAGAGCCGTGTACTCAAAAAGCTCGGGGAATTCTTTGATCGGTTCTTCGGGTTAAGTAGCGGAGGTCCCGATGCTACTTAA
- a CDS encoding replication-relaxation family protein: MNFPNFLTPSYPVHQELLERLQTHRFATTHQLSRFTAHHYSSKRSGLRQTLRHLQKLESQELVVRLERRIGGWQGGSSVSIWALSTSGYRVVSGTSRRQRPQEISTTFLGHLLAATEVSLVFTETIQGMDRWKVGIYQEPACWRDYVGAHGQVITLKPDLAVEITGPDFTDRYFVEVDRATENPARVVRKTRVYGDYLRSGVEQEKTGMFPAILWLVPTEKRRDQLRRYLSEEPELPRDLWIVLTLEDLPHLVRDGPENYLGVAPPP; encoded by the coding sequence ATGAACTTCCCAAACTTCTTGACCCCTTCCTATCCGGTTCATCAAGAACTGCTCGAACGACTGCAGACCCACCGCTTCGCCACGACTCATCAGCTATCGCGTTTTACCGCCCATCACTACAGCTCTAAACGCTCTGGGTTGCGACAAACGCTTAGACACCTTCAGAAACTCGAAAGCCAAGAGTTAGTCGTGCGACTGGAGAGGCGGATCGGTGGGTGGCAGGGAGGTTCCTCGGTATCAATCTGGGCGCTAAGCACCTCTGGATATCGGGTGGTGTCAGGTACTTCCCGACGCCAACGACCGCAGGAAATTTCAACCACCTTTCTTGGACATCTCCTGGCCGCCACTGAGGTAAGCCTCGTGTTCACCGAAACCATCCAAGGAATGGATAGATGGAAGGTCGGTATCTATCAGGAGCCAGCCTGCTGGCGCGATTACGTCGGAGCCCACGGACAAGTCATCACTCTCAAGCCTGACTTAGCGGTCGAGATTACTGGGCCAGATTTCACCGACCGCTACTTCGTGGAGGTTGACCGGGCGACCGAAAATCCCGCTCGAGTCGTAAGAAAAACCAGAGTGTATGGCGACTACCTCAGGAGTGGAGTGGAGCAAGAAAAGACCGGTATGTTTCCCGCCATCCTCTGGCTAGTGCCTACTGAGAAACGCCGCGATCAGCTGCGACGGTATTTGAGCGAGGAGCCTGAACTACCGAGAGATCTCTGGATCGTCTTAACTCTGGAGGATCTTCCACATCTAGTTCGCGATGGTCCCGAAAACTACCTCGGTGTCGCTCCTCCGCCATAG